The region GCCTACGAGCGCTACGCCGACCGCAACGGCAACCAGCTGGCGGGCGCGGTCACCTACTTCGCGTTCCTGTCGTTCTTCCCGCTGCTCGCGCTGGCGTTCGCCGCGGTCGGGTTCGTGCTGGCCACGCTCCAGATCGAGCTGGGCGGCCAGCTGGACCGGGCGCTGGACGACGTGCTGCCCGGCCTCTCGGAGCAGCTGCCCATCGACCAGATCGCCGACGCCCGGGTGGGCGCCGGCCTGTTCGGCCTGGTGGGCCTGCTGTACGCGGGCCTGAACTCGGTGTCGGCGCTGCGCGAGGCCCTGCACTCGATCTGGCTGAAGAACCCTAAGGAGGGCCCCAACCCCTTCCTCGCCAAGGGCGCGGACCTGCTGGTGATGATCGGCCTGGGCCTGGCCCTGCTGCTGTCGGTCTCCGTCACCGGTGTCGCCCAGGCCGCCACCCGGTGGCTGCTGTCCCTGGTCGGCCTGGACGGGTCGATCGTGGCGAACATCGCGCTGCGGCTGCTGGCCCTGGCGATCGCCATCGGCGCGAACGCGCTCATCTTCATGCTGGTGTTCGCGCTGCTGTCCGGCAGCGGGCGGCCCGCCCGCACGATGTGGCGGGGCGCCCTGCTGGGCGCGGTGGGGTTCGAGGTCCTCAAGGCCGCGGCGGCGCTGCTGCTGACCGGGACGCTGAGCAACCCGCTGTACGCGTCGTTCGCGGTGCTGGTGGGCCTCCTGGTCTGGATCAACCTGGTGATGCGCCTGGTCATGTTCAGCGCCGCGTGGACGGCGACCCGGCTTTCGGTGCCGCCGCCCTACACGGGCTCGCTGCCGCTGCCGGAGGAGAACGGCATCGACTGGACCCGGCCCGCCCCCGTCGTACGGGTGGACCCGGTCGAGGCGGCCGAGCGCAGGCGGGTGCGGCGCGGCCTCGCGGCGGGGCTCTCGGCGGCGGGGGCGCTGGGCGCGGGAGGGCTCACGGCGTGGCTGTTGCGGCGGCGGAAACGTCCTGTTGCCTAGTGTGACACTCTGTTAGCGGAAAATGACGCCGAAGGTCCCCCGTGCCCGTATGTTCCAGGTTCCGAGGGGGTAGTCCTCCCGTGTCCCGGCCGAGAGCCCCGCCGGGGCGCGACCGGTTCGCCGAACGAAAAGTTCGGCAGACTCCCCCCTCGGAGGGCAGATGGGAACCGCATTCAAGTCGTCCGAACGCGCGACGATCGGCGTGGAGTGGGAACTCCAGCTCGTCGACCGCCGCAACCGGCACCTGCGGCAGGAGGCGCAGAAGCTCCTCTCCGAACTCCCCGAACTCAGTTCCGCGGCGGTGGTCCCCCCACTGCGCCACGAGCTGATGCAGTCCCAGGTGGAGGTCGTCACCGGGATCTGCGAGACGGTCGAGCAGGCCAAGGACGACCTGGCCCGCAACGTCTCCCGCATGCGGCAGGTGCTCGCACCCTGGGGCACCACGCTCACCTGTTCCGGCACCCACCCCATCGACGACTGGCGGGACCAGGACTTCAGCCCCGGCGCCCGGTACCGGGAACTCGTCGAGCAGATGCAGTGGGTCGCCCGGCGCATCCTCACCTGCGGCGTCCACGTGCACGTGGGCGTGCGCCACCAGGACAAGGCCATTCCCATCGTGAACGCGCTCGCGAGGTATCTCCCGCATTTTCTCGCTTTGAGCGCCTCCAGTCCATTCTGGGCGGGTCACGATACCGGTCTGGCCTCCGCCCGCTCCGTGATCTTCGGCGCGCTGCCCACTTCCGGTCCGCCGCCGAACCTCCCGAACTGGTCGGCTTTCGAGGAATACCTCGAAACGCTTCTCAGGGCGGGTACCATCGCATCCATCAAAGAAGTGTGGTGGGACATTCGTCCGCACCCGGATTTCGGGACCATCGAGATCCGGATGTTCGACGGGATCCCCACCCTGCGCGAGGTGGGAATGGCCGCCGCGCTCTCCCAGAGCCTGGTGGAGTTGTTCGATCACCAGCTCGACCGCGGGTATCGGCTGCCCAGCCCGCCGTCCTGGCTGGTGAGGGACAACAAGTGGCGGGCCACCCGCTACGGGCTCGACGCTCGCGTCATCACGGACGGCCGAGGGACCACCGTCCCGATCCGTGACGACCTCTACGAGCTGGTCCGCGAACTGAGGCCGGTCGCGACCCGGCTGGGCTGCGCCGAGGACCTGGACCTGATCTCCGAGATCCTGGACAAGGGCGCCTCCTACGAGCGTCAGCGCGCGGTCATCGCCGAGGGCGGCACCCTCGACGACGTCGTCGACATGCTCGCGGCCGAGCTCGACGACGGACCCACCCGTGCAGGGGTCGGTGCCGGCGACGGCGCCGGCGCTCGGTAAGACATGGGCGAAAGCGTAGAGAGGGCCCTCGTATGCAGGGACGAGACCTGCCGGAACAGTTGACCGCTTTTCTGGCGCGCCGCGAGCGGGACTTCATCGGCTTCCGCCGTGACCTGCACATGCACCCCGAACTCGCCTTCGCCGAGCATCGCACCACGGGGCGGATCGTCGAGCACCTGCGCGGGGTCGGGCTGCACCCCAGGGTGCTCCCCGGCGGCACCGGGCTGGTCTGCGACATCGGCTCGGGCCCCGGGCCCACCGTCGCCCTGCGGGCGGACATCGACGCCCTGCCGCTCACCGACGAGAAGGACGTCCCCTACCGCTCCACCGTCCCGGGGGCCGCGCACGCCTGCGGCCACGACGTCCACACCACGGTCCTGCTGGCCGCCGGGGTCTTCCTGGCCCAGCAGGACCGGGCGGGCGCCCTGCCCGGCCGGGTCCGG is a window of Nocardiopsis changdeensis DNA encoding:
- a CDS encoding glutamate--cysteine ligase produces the protein MGTAFKSSERATIGVEWELQLVDRRNRHLRQEAQKLLSELPELSSAAVVPPLRHELMQSQVEVVTGICETVEQAKDDLARNVSRMRQVLAPWGTTLTCSGTHPIDDWRDQDFSPGARYRELVEQMQWVARRILTCGVHVHVGVRHQDKAIPIVNALARYLPHFLALSASSPFWAGHDTGLASARSVIFGALPTSGPPPNLPNWSAFEEYLETLLRAGTIASIKEVWWDIRPHPDFGTIEIRMFDGIPTLREVGMAAALSQSLVELFDHQLDRGYRLPSPPSWLVRDNKWRATRYGLDARVITDGRGTTVPIRDDLYELVRELRPVATRLGCAEDLDLISEILDKGASYERQRAVIAEGGTLDDVVDMLAAELDDGPTRAGVGAGDGAGAR
- a CDS encoding YihY/virulence factor BrkB family protein; this encodes MRFDEVGEGAVASVLDRARETVRHYRNTSMDAYWALRRRRPGVDHLVRAYERYADRNGNQLAGAVTYFAFLSFFPLLALAFAAVGFVLATLQIELGGQLDRALDDVLPGLSEQLPIDQIADARVGAGLFGLVGLLYAGLNSVSALREALHSIWLKNPKEGPNPFLAKGADLLVMIGLGLALLLSVSVTGVAQAATRWLLSLVGLDGSIVANIALRLLALAIAIGANALIFMLVFALLSGSGRPARTMWRGALLGAVGFEVLKAAAALLLTGTLSNPLYASFAVLVGLLVWINLVMRLVMFSAAWTATRLSVPPPYTGSLPLPEENGIDWTRPAPVVRVDPVEAAERRRVRRGLAAGLSAAGALGAGGLTAWLLRRRKRPVA